A window of the Salmo trutta chromosome 25, fSalTru1.1, whole genome shotgun sequence genome harbors these coding sequences:
- the LOC115162258 gene encoding cilia- and flagella-associated protein 99: protein MAQGYATLIKEATLLLDKFNAEKQCVEEFTEDASKAIENLDALDKKFILDIISGCIEQKKLLDVVINVFYAQSGKYLLKADRNQLAIICYFSMFLIDDLGLECFSKIVNSLDIKKMHKFLSFFFNITNLSTWIQGEWSQIYDAAYVERNWIAPLLRRRPEIEILMAQLASRMSRGSQFKKATKKNTEPHEFSLTKPKARPLPAPEPIPLQEKHQLVPTSTYRVPKEKQVMEEVKQRNRQKAEQVLYKANTQQFKCANPQKSERTKRVMSQIVRSHDAQLKFDSLHTSGTPATHKPNNLPIRLNTTAILREGALYNRQVEEELRRMEQLVEGAGEPSSFLQWQKEMRERDLQEELAQVERRRLEGRISYEEAALARTRIMERNQKTALLKKEETAKLMQRYANKRLQEEKEMRDLVQQVADGHKNSKAAKVKLQEFKQQIVKEVSEQSGELLRQALEEAQAELSRKFEIIRQIRAIESVPLIRHKFVDETETAGHDLLGEMSLAELRERLAMLRDAEQREHQDRRGHILEDKKSREQLLLEQLDTIALHRTALGQAAARRQEEKRARELQQGVAEDERVVALQRRLEERQQERQRLKQREKTKAKISEQSATHALKSWNHRKQKLEEQHWADLEQRLERQVQQEAPNTLAQKKNTQGLDINL, encoded by the exons ATGGCACAAGGCTATGCAACACTTATCAAGGAAGCCACTCTGCTCCTGGACAAGTTCAATGCAGAGAAACAGTGTGTGGAGGAATTTACAGAGGATGCTTCAAAGGCCATCGAG AACCTGGATGCCTTGGATAAGAAGTTTATACTGGATATCATTTCTGGATGCATTGAGCAAAAAAAGTTATTGGATGTTGTCATCAATGTCTTTTATGCTCAGAGTGGGAAATACTTACTGAAGGCTGATCGTAACCAGTTAGCCA TAATATGTTACTTCAGCATGTTCCTCATTGATGACCTTGGACTGGAGTGCTTCAGCAAGATTGTCAACTCTTTGGACATAAAAAAAATGCACAAA TTCCTGAGTTTCTTCTTCAACATCACAAACCTCAGTACCTGGATCCAGGGGGAGTGGAGTCAGATCTATGATGCTGCCTATGTGGAGAGGAACTGGATTGCCCCGCTGCTAAG GAGGCGCCCTGAGATTGAGATTCTGATGGCTCAGCTTGCATCCAGAATGTCTAGAGGGAGTCAATTTAAAAAAGCCACCAAGAAAAACACTGAGCCCCACGAATTTTCACTAACCAAACCCAAAGCTCGCCCTCTCCCTGCACCTGAGCCCATCCCCCTGCAGGAGAAACACCAGCTG GTACCAACCAGCACCTACAGAGTTCCAAAAGAGAAGCAGGTCATGGAGGAGGTCAAACAGAGGAACCGTCAGAAGGCAGAG CAAGTTCTGTATAAGGCCAACACTCAACAGTTCAAGTGTGCAAACCCACAAAAGTCTGAACGCACCAAG AGAGTCATGTCCCAGATTGTACGAAGCCATGACGCCCAGCTCAAGTTTGATTCACTCCACACCTCTGGAACCCCAGCCACCCATAAG CCTAACAACCTGCCCATCAGGCTCAACACCACGGCCATCCTGCGGGAGGGGGCTCTGTATAACCGTCAGGTGGAGGAGGAACTACGCAG GATGGAGCAACTTGTGGAGGGGGCGGGCGAGCCCTCCTCGTTCCTGCAGTGGCAGAAGGAGATGCGGGAGCGTGATCTCCAGGAAGAGCTGGCCCAGGTGGAGCGTCGCCGTCTGGAGGGTCGCATCAGCTACGAGGAGGCTGCTCTCGCCCGCACCCGCATCATGGAGCGCAACCAGAAGACTGCACTGCTAAAGAAGGAAGAG ACTGCCAAGCTGATGCAAAGATACGCAAACAAGCGGTTgcaggaggagaaagagatgagagaccTGGTGCAACAGGTGGCAGATGGACACAAAAACTCAAAAGCAGCTAAAGTGAAGTTGCAGGAGTTCAAACAGCAAATAG TAAAGGAAGTGTCGGAGCAGAGTGGGGAACTCCTTCGTCAGGCCCTGGAGGAAGCACAGGCAGAGCTGAGCAGGAAGTTTGAGATTATCCGTCAGATCCGGGCCATTGAGTCTGTCCCCCTCATCAGGCACAAGTTTGTGGATGAAACAGAG ACAGCAGGACATGACCTGCTTGGGGAGATGTCCCTGGCTGAGCTGCGGGAGCGTCTGGCCATGCTGAGGgatgcagagcagagagagcatcaAGACAGGAGGGGGCACATTCTGGAGGACAAGAAGAGCAGGGAGCAGCTTCTGCTGGAGCAGCTGGACACCATCGCCCTCCACAGGACAGCCCTGGGACAGGCTGCTGCACGCAG gcaggaggagaagagagcaaGGGAGCTGCAGCAGGGAGTAGCTGAGGATGAGAGGGTGGTGGCTTTGCAGAGAAGGCTGGAGGAGAGGCAGCAGGAGCGCCAGAGGCTGAAGCAGCGCGAGAAAACCAAAGCCAAGATTAGTGAGCAATCTGCCACTCATGCCCTCAAGAGCTGGAATCACAGGAAG caAAAACTGGAGGAACAACACTGGGCAGATTTGGAGCAAAGATTGGAGCGTCAGGTCCAGCAGGAAGCTCCTAACACTCTCGCCCAGAAGAAAAATACTCAAGGCCTAGACATCAACCTCTGA